The following proteins are encoded in a genomic region of Galbibacter sp. BG1:
- a CDS encoding HK97 gp10 family phage protein: MSRSIFEIKGFKELEQKIKKLPDKAKKREMVKILRKSAQTTVKAARQEAPQSSRPHYLRGGKKIQPGNLKKSIGVQVARKAKNPMIVVRPKSSGKYDGFYGRAFVIFGHNVYRAGFKRSRKGNRSRNSLGAKAVIKANPFMNRAYQRTEGKVSQESLKSTEKYIQKLIDRL; the protein is encoded by the coding sequence GTGAGTAGATCGATCTTTGAGATAAAGGGTTTTAAAGAGCTGGAGCAAAAAATTAAAAAGCTTCCGGATAAGGCTAAGAAGCGTGAAATGGTGAAGATTTTAAGGAAATCGGCGCAAACCACGGTAAAAGCAGCAAGGCAGGAAGCACCACAAAGTAGCCGACCTCATTATTTACGAGGTGGTAAAAAGATACAACCAGGTAACCTTAAAAAATCTATTGGGGTTCAGGTAGCAAGGAAGGCTAAAAATCCAATGATTGTAGTAAGGCCAAAGAGCAGTGGTAAATATGATGGTTTTTACGGCCGTGCCTTCGTAATATTTGGGCATAACGTGTATCGTGCTGGATTTAAAAGATCCAGAAAAGGCAATAGGTCTAGGAATAGTTTAGGCGCAAAGGCAGTTATTAAAGCAAACCCGTTTATGAACCGGGCATATCAAAGAACAGAAGGGAAAGTTTCTCAGGAATCTTTAAAAAGTACAGAAAAATACATACAAAAATTAATAGATAGGTTATGA
- a CDS encoding head-tail adaptor protein — protein sequence MAEQMYIGKMDRRIAIVKRIKSKSTSGADSYTETTLATVWAEKKELKSEEAVDDKVVTINAHQFVIRFHPEIASEKVQHLYLVDENDEYDIYGVEMVGRKQFIKINCERRE from the coding sequence ATGGCAGAGCAAATGTATATCGGTAAAATGGATCGTAGGATTGCTATTGTAAAACGCATAAAGAGCAAAAGCACATCGGGTGCCGATTCTTATACCGAAACTACATTGGCAACGGTCTGGGCAGAGAAAAAGGAATTGAAAAGTGAGGAAGCGGTAGATGATAAGGTGGTAACCATAAATGCACATCAATTTGTAATTAGGTTTCATCCAGAAATCGCATCCGAAAAAGTACAGCATTTGTATTTGGTAGATGAAAACGATGAGTATGATATCTACGGAGTGGAAATGGTAGGCAGAAAGCAATTTATAAAGATAAACTGCGAACGCCGTGAGTAG
- a CDS encoding head-tail connector protein, translated as MNPSYNIQIKETQPGFISLTDAKKHLKIDFTYEDDIIQDLIPSSIQDAENYMGLNILQKDVEATMQRFPTTLKIDFAPLLGAAFTVTYFDTDNQEQTLPATAYSIKNSFGENPCFVLNSNVELPGLKDRLDAVKFSYSCGMDLENIAKPIRRAVFLKISELYEYRTDRAEIVSTRGNALLRPYKVW; from the coding sequence ATGAACCCAAGTTATAACATCCAAATAAAAGAAACCCAACCAGGGTTTATTTCTTTGACAGATGCCAAAAAGCATCTTAAAATAGATTTCACCTATGAGGATGATATAATACAGGACCTTATTCCTTCATCTATACAAGATGCAGAAAACTATATGGGTTTAAACATCTTGCAAAAAGATGTAGAGGCTACTATGCAAAGGTTCCCTACTACTTTAAAAATAGATTTTGCACCACTCTTAGGAGCTGCTTTTACGGTAACTTATTTCGATACAGATAACCAGGAACAAACACTGCCGGCAACGGCTTATAGTATAAAAAATTCGTTTGGGGAAAATCCTTGTTTTGTATTGAACAGCAATGTAGAGTTACCAGGTTTAAAAGACCGATTGGATGCCGTTAAGTTTTCCTATTCCTGTGGGATGGATTTAGAAAACATTGCAAAGCCTATACGTAGGGCGGTGTTTTTAAAGATATCAGAACTGTACGAATACCGTACAGATAGAGCAGAAATTGTAAGCACCAGGGGTAATGCCTTGTTGCGACCTTATAAAGTTTGGTAG
- a CDS encoding phage major capsid protein gives MKKSDALKKQRASKLKEWEDLVNGAETENRSLNVDEETKITEIRNELASLDTRIENAIDLESRQADAARFAGGQSQMDGEEAEKSKVKERFSLTKMLRNSLEGTPLEGAEKEAQEIAEQENRNAGVSFAQAPGKTRIMVPLSFIRASQQTVSQDGGEYGGELVVNQAPRVVDGLEPKLFVEELGATMLTGLSGGDIPLPVANSYAFEWLAEGANITPQKKKFVGATLSPKRAGAAVSMSNRLLMQSSLDVEGLVRRKLSQGWANAINGAAINGAGGNAPTGILNTSGVNQAADTAAAAATFAKIVELQGLIEEDNATEINLAYLLSPKLKAALKTKSKDSGSGRFIIEGNELDGYRFVSTSLVPTGDDGGTPVYPLIYGDFSQLYIGQWGAVSFLANPYSEDLADSVRITVNTHADVQIANPQAFAVNGFLTNA, from the coding sequence ATGAAAAAAAGTGATGCTTTAAAAAAACAGCGAGCTTCTAAACTTAAGGAATGGGAAGATCTCGTTAACGGTGCAGAAACCGAGAACAGAAGTTTAAACGTAGATGAAGAGACAAAGATTACGGAGATCCGTAATGAATTAGCTTCTTTAGATACGCGTATCGAAAATGCGATCGATTTAGAGAGCAGACAGGCAGACGCTGCGCGTTTTGCCGGTGGGCAATCTCAAATGGATGGCGAAGAAGCCGAAAAAAGTAAGGTAAAAGAACGTTTTTCCCTCACAAAAATGCTTCGTAACTCTTTAGAGGGTACACCTTTAGAGGGTGCAGAAAAAGAGGCTCAGGAAATTGCAGAGCAGGAAAATAGAAATGCAGGCGTAAGTTTTGCGCAAGCTCCTGGAAAGACCAGGATTATGGTGCCACTTTCTTTTATCCGTGCAAGCCAACAAACTGTTTCGCAAGATGGTGGTGAGTATGGTGGGGAATTGGTGGTAAATCAAGCTCCTAGAGTTGTGGACGGGTTAGAGCCTAAGCTTTTTGTAGAAGAATTGGGTGCTACCATGTTAACAGGTCTTTCTGGTGGGGATATTCCTTTACCTGTTGCTAACAGTTATGCTTTCGAGTGGTTGGCAGAGGGAGCTAATATCACGCCTCAGAAAAAGAAATTTGTAGGGGCTACATTAAGTCCTAAAAGAGCTGGTGCTGCCGTGTCTATGTCTAACAGATTGTTAATGCAGTCTTCTTTAGATGTAGAGGGATTGGTAAGAAGAAAGCTTTCGCAAGGATGGGCCAATGCAATTAATGGTGCAGCTATTAACGGTGCTGGTGGAAATGCTCCAACAGGTATTTTAAATACTTCTGGGGTTAACCAAGCCGCAGATACTGCAGCTGCAGCAGCTACGTTTGCAAAAATTGTAGAGTTGCAAGGGTTGATCGAGGAAGATAATGCCACAGAAATTAATTTGGCATACTTGCTTTCTCCAAAGTTAAAAGCAGCCCTAAAAACAAAATCTAAGGATTCTGGGTCTGGTCGCTTTATTATCGAAGGTAACGAATTGGATGGTTACAGATTTGTTTCCACTTCTTTGGTTCCAACCGGTGATGATGGAGGTACGCCTGTATATCCTTTAATTTACGGTGATTTCTCTCAATTGTATATCGGTCAATGGGGTGCGGTTAGCTTCCTAGCGAACCCTTATTCTGAGGACCTTGCCGATAGTGTAAGAATTACAGTAAACACGCACGCAGATGTGCAAATAGCGAATCCACAGGCTTTTGCCGTAAACGGATTCTTAACCAACGCTTAA